The following are encoded in a window of Ranitomeya variabilis isolate aRanVar5 chromosome 6, aRanVar5.hap1, whole genome shotgun sequence genomic DNA:
- the LOC143781165 gene encoding uncharacterized protein LOC143781165, with protein sequence MGSNVAPAYANAYMNSFEESFVYTDARYEEHISCYLRYIDDIFFIWSGPIETLQAFHQTLNSIYPELQFTMQFDSNQISFLDTLVRKDDQGLLTSDLFCKPTDCNSLLHYSSSHPKATRNSLPRSQFTRVARIVSDQALLPTRLEDMSQKFRERKYPKRLLDREKARILQPQSLPPGNTNENRIPFVHTFHPLMPKVERVIHKHWSLLEKAYPNITSFSTPPLMCNRRAPNIRDKLVRADIGSLRPTTNQSVLIPQRTGTFPCLNCASCSNVIKSDSVTHPRTGKTYPIRGYYTCDSNFVIYVVKCPCGLLYVGETTQHVKDRIASHKSTIRCSKTWLPIPEHFIKCRHTVAQLKYQVIEQVPRPRRGGNHIKQLKIREAFWIHKLETLSPKGLNREIDWLL encoded by the coding sequence ATGGGCTCGAACGTCGCACCGGCCTATGCTAATGCATACATGAATTCGTTTGAGGAAAGCTTCGTCTATACTGATGCCAGGTATGAGGAACACATTAGCTGTTATttacgctatatagatgacatcttctttatCTGGTCAGGGCCTATTGAGACACTACAGGCATTCCATCAGACACTCAACTCCATATATCCGGAACTACAATTTACTATGCAGTTTGACTCAAATCAAATTTCCTTCCTAGACACTCTTGTCCGGAAGGATGATCAGGGCCTTCTGACAAGTGACCTCTTCTGCAAACCAACCGATTGCAATAGTCTTTTGCACTACTCTAGCAGTCATCCAAAAGCTACACGTAATAGCCTTCCTCGTTCGCAATTTACCAGGGTAGCCAGAATCGTCTCCGATCAGGCTTTACTCCCTACACGCCTAGAGGACATGTCCCAAAAATTTAGGGAGAGGAAATACCCAAAACGTTTACTCGACCGTGAAAAAGCACGGATCCTACAACCACAATCTTTGCCTCCGGGGAACACCAATGAGAACAGGATCCCATTTGTCCACACGTTCCACCCCCTTATGCCTAAAGTTGAGAGAGTGATCCATAAACACTGGTCCCTCCTAGAGAAAGCCTACCCCAACATCACAAGCTTCTCCACACCACCTCTCATGTGTAACAGAAGAGCTCCTAACATAAGGGACAAACTGGTTCGGGCTGACATAGGCAGCCTTCGCCCCACTACAAACCAATCTGTACTGATCCCACAACGCACAGGGACATTTCCGTGTCTCAATTGCGCCTCGTGTTCAAATGTAATTAAGTCAGATAGTGTAACACATCCCAGGACAGGCAAAACCTACCCGATTCGTGGCTACTATACGTGTGACTCGAATTTCGTCATCTACGTTGTAAAATGTCCATGCGGCCTCCTGTACGTAGGAGAAACAACCCAGCATGTGAAGGACCGTATAGCCAGCCACAAGTCCACCATTCGGTGTAGTAAAACGTGGCTACCTATCCCGGAACACTTTATTAAATGCAGACACACAGTGGCGCAGCTCAAATATCAGGTCATTGAGCAGGTCCCTAGACCCAGAAGAGGTGGGAACCATattaaacaactgaaaataagggaggcattctggatccACAAACTTGAGACCCTAAGTCCCAAGGGTCTCAATAGGGAAATTGATTGGTTATTATAA